CGCCATCGGCAATAACGGGGATGATATGGCTGATCAAAGGGTGCTGATGAAAACGGCGTATGGTGTGTAAGATCACCGGTTCTTCATCAATTAAATGGTACTGTTTGGGCACCTCATGACCAAAGCGTGTGCCGCGGCCAGCGGCGACCAGTACAAGTGCACAGGGCTCTTCTGCCACAGGGGGGTGTGAAGTTGGTTTCATCGTGGTATTCTCCTTAGCTCAGTAGGCTAAAACTGGGTGGAACAGCGCACGCTGTCAACGGAAAACCGAAGCGGAGTAATGGGATGCCGGATGTTCTGTTCTGGTTGGTGGTGATAGGTTATGCCATCGCCGCCTTCCTTGTGGTTCGAAATCATCTACGGGGTATTAAAGAGGCATGCCTCTCCAGTTGGTGGTGGGCAACCATCGCTTGGTTTGTCCAAAGCTATCTGGTTGTGGGTACGCTTGTTGCTGGTCATGGGCTCTTCTCAACGGGTCTTGGCCCTTCACTCTTTTCCATATCGTTGGTCTTGGGTGGGTTTTATCTCATCGGTTGGCGCATTAACCGTAATGAGGCCAGGGCCGTAGGGCTGGTCTTACTTCCTGTGCTTGTCTTGGTTCTGTTGCTCTCCAAACTTCTTGGGGATGATGGCCACGGTACGGGCCATATTGGCGATCCTCTTCTGGTCTCTCACCTGGTTTTATCACTCTCAGCCTACGGGCTTTTTTCTATCGCTGTGGTTTTGGCGTTGCTGGATGCCTGGCAAGAACACGCCCTTAAAAAGAAGCAGTTTAATGGACTGTTCCGGGTGCTGCCCTCTTTAGAGAAGCTGGAGCAGGATCTCTTCTTTATGGTGGCTGGGGGCATGGGGTTACTGACCTTAAGCATCCTTACCGGTATGGTTTACACCCACCAGCAGCTGGAGCAGTGGTTTGTTATCAACCATAAAGTGGTCTTTACCTGGATCACCTGGTTGGTCTTTGGGGCTCTGCTTGTGGGGCATCGTGTTTATGGGTGGCGTGGGCGACGTGCGGTACGTATGACGGTTTGGGGCTACCTGTTTTTAGTACTTGCCTATATTGGGGTCAAATTTGTGGCCGAATTTGTGTTGATCAAAGCAACCTGATCTATTCACGCGGCTGCTGTGTTTTTGAAAAAACGTCTTGGTTTTACCAGGGCGTTTTTTTTATGGGCGCTTTGATCGCATCGGTTTGCTTCATAAAGCCATCCATGGCCCCTCTCTCTATAGAGGGCGATCACCTAAAACGCATGGGCTCCTGACCACGACGGTTTATAGGGAGAGCATGGGTTTATTAATCAACCAGAGCTTTCTAGAAGACCCGCTCTCTATAGAGGGGGATCTTTTATGAAACAGCCTATC
The Magnetococcus sp. PR-3 DNA segment above includes these coding regions:
- a CDS encoding cytochrome C assembly family protein; translation: MPDVLFWLVVIGYAIAAFLVVRNHLRGIKEACLSSWWWATIAWFVQSYLVVGTLVAGHGLFSTGLGPSLFSISLVLGGFYLIGWRINRNEARAVGLVLLPVLVLVLLLSKLLGDDGHGTGHIGDPLLVSHLVLSLSAYGLFSIAVVLALLDAWQEHALKKKQFNGLFRVLPSLEKLEQDLFFMVAGGMGLLTLSILTGMVYTHQQLEQWFVINHKVVFTWITWLVFGALLVGHRVYGWRGRRAVRMTVWGYLFLVLAYIGVKFVAEFVLIKAT